The following proteins are encoded in a genomic region of Sorangiineae bacterium MSr12523:
- the tssH gene encoding type VI secretion system ATPase TssH — translation MLIAEPRALLEKLNTVSRRALEAAAGASVTGRHYEVTVEHLLHALLDVRESDLVVLLDRFQIDPSRTRARLHKSLTELRTGNAGRPGFSPLLLELLQDAWIYATTELHATRLRSGAILVRLLHAPGRYLPLDVTLFEGLPTDDLRKNLLILAGESAEAIEDANAEWSGGGGARASAGGAAPGAGGDTALARFTTNLTERAKKGGIDPVFGREGEVRQVVDILCRRRKNNPIIVGEPGVGKTALVEGLAVRIAEGDVPEFLKDTQVVVLDLGSLQAGAGVKGEFENRLKSVISEVKASPKPIVLFIDEAHTLIGAGGAQGAGDAANLLKPALARGELRTIAATTWAEYKRYFEKDAALERRFQPVKVDEPGIDAAVLMLRGLAQRFEEAHGVVIRDEAVRAAVTLSSRYIAGRQLPDKAVDLLDTSAARVRVLRGAPPAALEDARAELAAVEREIGAFGRDHAAGVVVDEEGRKAAETKRNELRERVATLETRLAEQRALVQRVDELRRDVAKIGNLGAGKAEVGGDEGKEAKEPSATQTATQATAEHAAKLEDLRIALGRLRAIPREELVVFADVDETLVATIVADWTGIPVGRMVQDDVAAILSLEDRLRQRVRGQDPALSVIARELRAARSGLKAPGAPLGVFLLVGPSGVGKTETALALADLLFGGERFVVTINMSEFQEKHTVSRLIGSPPGYVGFGEGGMLTEAVRQRPYSVVLLDEVEKADREVMNLFYQVFDKGMLADGEGRVIDFANTVVIMTSNLATDLITQAADPSAGEVPGHEDLISLVKPTLSAHFKPALLARMTVVPYIPIRSEALLGITRMKLGAVATRTRESHGIELVIDDAVIDAVAARCREVESGARNVDHILRGKILPLVSNALLEGIASGKATRKLRLATDDANGFVCISEEQ, via the coding sequence ATGCTGATTGCCGAACCGCGGGCTCTGCTCGAAAAGCTCAATACCGTTTCTCGTCGCGCGCTGGAGGCCGCCGCAGGGGCGAGCGTCACGGGGCGGCATTACGAAGTCACCGTCGAGCACCTTTTGCATGCGCTGCTCGACGTGCGCGAGAGCGACTTGGTCGTGCTGCTCGATCGCTTCCAGATCGACCCGTCGCGCACGCGGGCGCGCCTGCACAAGAGCCTCACGGAGCTGCGCACCGGCAATGCGGGCCGCCCGGGTTTCAGCCCGCTGCTCCTCGAGCTGCTGCAAGATGCGTGGATCTACGCGACCACCGAACTTCACGCGACCCGCCTGCGCTCCGGCGCGATCCTCGTGCGCCTCCTGCACGCGCCCGGCCGTTACCTGCCGCTCGACGTCACTTTGTTCGAGGGCCTGCCGACGGATGATTTGCGCAAAAACCTTTTGATCCTGGCCGGAGAAAGCGCCGAGGCCATCGAGGATGCCAACGCCGAATGGTCCGGCGGCGGCGGAGCACGCGCGTCGGCAGGGGGAGCTGCGCCCGGTGCAGGTGGCGATACCGCGCTTGCACGCTTCACGACGAACCTGACGGAGCGTGCCAAGAAAGGCGGGATCGATCCCGTGTTCGGGCGCGAGGGCGAGGTGCGGCAGGTCGTCGACATCCTTTGCCGGCGCCGAAAGAACAACCCGATCATCGTGGGCGAACCCGGCGTCGGAAAAACGGCGCTCGTGGAGGGCCTCGCGGTGCGCATCGCCGAGGGCGACGTGCCCGAGTTCCTCAAGGACACGCAGGTCGTGGTCCTCGACTTGGGGTCGCTGCAGGCCGGCGCCGGCGTGAAAGGCGAGTTCGAAAACCGACTCAAGTCGGTCATCTCCGAGGTGAAAGCCTCGCCGAAGCCCATCGTGCTCTTCATCGACGAAGCGCACACGTTGATCGGTGCGGGCGGTGCGCAAGGCGCGGGTGATGCGGCCAATCTGCTCAAGCCCGCGCTCGCACGTGGCGAATTGCGAACCATCGCCGCGACCACGTGGGCCGAGTACAAGCGGTACTTCGAGAAAGACGCCGCCCTCGAGCGACGCTTTCAACCGGTGAAGGTCGACGAACCGGGCATCGATGCGGCCGTTCTCATGCTCCGCGGGCTCGCGCAGCGCTTCGAAGAGGCCCACGGCGTCGTCATCCGCGACGAGGCGGTGCGGGCCGCGGTCACCTTGTCGAGCCGCTACATCGCCGGGCGCCAGCTCCCCGACAAGGCCGTGGACCTTCTCGACACGAGCGCGGCGCGCGTGCGCGTGCTCCGGGGTGCACCTCCGGCGGCGCTGGAGGATGCTCGGGCCGAGCTGGCGGCGGTGGAACGCGAGATCGGCGCCTTCGGGCGGGATCACGCGGCCGGCGTCGTGGTCGACGAGGAAGGGCGCAAGGCCGCGGAGACCAAGCGAAACGAGCTGCGCGAACGCGTTGCCACCCTGGAAACGCGCCTCGCGGAGCAGCGGGCCCTCGTGCAGCGCGTGGACGAGCTTCGTCGCGACGTCGCGAAAATTGGCAACCTCGGGGCCGGAAAGGCCGAAGTAGGAGGAGACGAAGGAAAGGAGGCCAAAGAGCCTTCTGCGACCCAAACCGCGACTCAAGCGACTGCCGAGCACGCCGCCAAATTGGAAGACCTGCGCATTGCCCTGGGCCGTCTTCGCGCCATCCCGCGCGAAGAGTTGGTCGTTTTTGCCGATGTCGATGAGACACTGGTCGCCACCATCGTGGCCGACTGGACGGGCATCCCGGTCGGCCGCATGGTGCAGGACGATGTCGCCGCGATTCTTTCCCTCGAAGATCGCCTGAGGCAGAGGGTTCGCGGGCAAGATCCGGCCCTCTCGGTCATCGCGCGTGAACTTCGCGCCGCGCGCTCCGGTCTCAAGGCTCCGGGTGCGCCGCTCGGCGTATTCCTCTTGGTGGGCCCCAGCGGCGTCGGAAAAACCGAAACGGCGCTGGCCCTTGCCGACCTTTTGTTCGGTGGCGAACGTTTCGTGGTCACCATCAACATGAGCGAGTTCCAGGAGAAACACACCGTCTCTCGCCTGATCGGCTCACCCCCGGGGTACGTGGGCTTCGGCGAAGGGGGCATGTTGACCGAGGCCGTACGCCAGCGCCCCTACTCGGTCGTTCTGCTGGACGAAGTCGAGAAAGCGGACCGCGAGGTGATGAACCTCTTCTATCAAGTCTTCGACAAGGGCATGCTGGCCGATGGTGAGGGGCGCGTGATCGACTTCGCCAACACGGTCGTGATCATGACGTCGAACCTCGCCACGGATCTCATCACGCAGGCAGCTGACCCTTCGGCGGGCGAGGTGCCCGGCCACGAGGACTTGATTTCCCTGGTCAAGCCTACCTTGAGCGCGCACTTCAAGCCCGCGCTGCTCGCGCGCATGACGGTGGTCCCGTACATCCCCATCCGGTCCGAGGCCCTTTTGGGCATCACCCGCATGAAGCTTGGCGCGGTGGCCACGCGCACGCGGGAATCGCACGGCATCGAGCTGGTGATCGACGACGCGGTGATCGACGCCGTCGCTGCCCGTTGCCGCGAGGTGGAAAGCGGCGCGCGCAACGTGGACCACATCCTTCGCGGGAAAATCCTCCCGCTCGTCTCCAACGCTTTGCTCGAAGGTATCGCCAGCGGCAAGGCGACGCGAAAGCTTCGCCTTGCGACGGACGATGCTAACGGTTTTGTCTGCATTTCGGAGGAACAATGA
- a CDS encoding FHA domain-containing protein, with product MNELAFDVGVVQRRGVTHAVQLRVYNVVDHRSFEHTTDRLPVPIGRDPKVSACILEDDLKVSRMHAQVDLRGDELLVRDAGSANGTYVNGQRLPDRWVSLGPANQEREIRIGNWSIRAQRSAPQAVLPGQTSFGADDGSVVGNFSETMGVDSMSAADFMAQAAAVAKGTNTGAQRAAQMTEALHVYFESYEAAARELYTRIATQLESLPPAARAPACHQIQQAFPTLAGNDAFVQLFRHYGVAVDGSGQTPEGVALKAVRYLSQWYLGRPATTPPEIIAFCDKVRQAVDELLLGHVPLLAGLEKFEQQMALSEGEEQFQLPETPAEFSRALFDWNDPTDRASRALRRSFADLMVHQVGMLNGVMRGVKALLVELAPEAIHQSWRDRQSKRSAVTRLIGSWRRAPEILEIYAKRYGDLADEENERFRLIFGREFVEEYKQFAREQGSETSRAAALHAAPTHQLPAVTGQHPQQHGGYPR from the coding sequence TTGAACGAGCTTGCCTTCGACGTTGGAGTGGTTCAGCGTCGTGGGGTGACCCACGCCGTACAGCTCCGCGTTTACAACGTGGTGGACCACCGCAGCTTCGAGCACACGACCGATCGCCTTCCCGTGCCGATCGGGCGTGATCCCAAAGTCTCCGCATGCATTCTCGAGGACGACTTGAAGGTGTCGCGCATGCACGCCCAGGTCGATCTTCGCGGAGACGAGCTTCTCGTTCGCGACGCGGGTAGTGCCAATGGCACTTATGTAAATGGGCAGCGCCTTCCCGATCGGTGGGTTTCACTCGGACCTGCCAATCAGGAACGCGAGATCCGCATCGGCAATTGGAGCATTCGCGCCCAGCGCAGTGCGCCGCAGGCGGTGCTTCCGGGACAGACATCGTTCGGCGCGGACGATGGGTCGGTCGTCGGCAATTTCAGCGAGACGATGGGCGTCGACTCGATGAGCGCGGCCGACTTCATGGCCCAGGCCGCTGCCGTCGCGAAAGGGACGAACACGGGCGCGCAGCGCGCGGCGCAGATGACCGAGGCGCTGCACGTCTATTTCGAGAGCTACGAGGCCGCAGCCCGCGAGCTGTACACGCGCATCGCCACGCAGTTGGAGTCGCTGCCGCCGGCGGCGCGCGCGCCGGCGTGCCATCAGATTCAACAGGCGTTTCCCACGCTCGCGGGCAACGACGCGTTCGTGCAACTGTTTCGTCACTATGGCGTTGCCGTGGATGGTTCCGGGCAGACGCCGGAGGGCGTGGCCCTCAAAGCGGTGCGCTACCTTTCGCAGTGGTACCTCGGGCGGCCGGCCACCACGCCGCCGGAGATCATCGCGTTCTGCGACAAGGTCCGGCAGGCGGTCGACGAGCTGCTCCTCGGACACGTGCCGCTCTTGGCGGGGTTGGAGAAGTTCGAACAGCAGATGGCGCTGTCCGAAGGGGAGGAGCAATTCCAGTTACCGGAAACGCCCGCGGAGTTCTCACGCGCGTTGTTCGATTGGAACGATCCGACCGATCGCGCCTCGCGCGCACTGCGACGGAGCTTCGCCGATTTGATGGTCCATCAAGTGGGCATGCTCAACGGCGTCATGCGTGGCGTGAAGGCGCTGCTCGTGGAGCTCGCGCCCGAGGCGATTCATCAAAGCTGGCGCGACCGGCAATCGAAGCGCTCCGCGGTGACGCGGCTCATAGGAAGCTGGCGCCGCGCGCCCGAAATCCTGGAGATCTATGCCAAGCGCTACGGCGATCTCGCCGACGAAGAGAACGAGCGATTCCGTCTTATCTTCGGGCGCGAGTTCGTCGAGGAGTACAAGCAATTCGCCCGCGAACAGGGCTCGGAAACCTCCCGCGCCGCCGCCCTGCACGCCGCGCCAACCCACCAACTCCCCGCGGTCACGGGACAACACCCGCAACAACACGGCGGGTATCCGCGCTGA
- the tssM gene encoding type VI secretion system membrane subunit TssM, producing the protein MILWISIALSVAAILAIWLIGWFFAISLVIKLVLTAAVLLIGALVAGLILYLRYTAARDLEQSMLQQGQAQIASTRPDRREAVMELQNKMQQAIMALKKSKLGSRSGASALYALPWYIIVGPPGAGKTTAIKHSGLVFPMDTAQSAYRGVGGTRNCDWWFTNDAILLDTAGRYATETNDQDEWLTFLDLLKRHRPSRPINGLIVAISLADLAVSHDQGIDDVARRIRARVDEIATRIQMMVPIYVVLTKCDLVQGFVEFWDDLRKSERGQIWGMSFALNTTDDPRGAFEREFADLVKTLHARALRSFRRERRVEMRQKIAEFPLEFAPLRHHVGLFLQSLFQKNRFQETPILRGVYFTSGTQMGTPTARVVASMAQAFGMRGHNAAALRPQQTEAKSFFLTDVFQKVMFRDQSVAGRTEADRQRRFLTRGAFALAAVLLGACLVLPAFFTFLRNRELVSSTQDIATRVQSVKWGEGTSLKDGSPQLDAAQVRLKELDAWEQGSPPLNLRWGMYTGDDLDEGLRDLYGAVLARVAVARAHTELETRLRSMDSGPVRTNENFSKDYDTLKLYLMMGEPEHMNSEWAAPRLVHEWALTAHTRVPNEEDLLLPHVAYYFELLKRKAIKPWSIDATVVSKSRSILAQVPQVERLYESLVRDANVEIAPIRRETIFYGSVAPFIQSKRGAKVDGAYTKNGWLRVRDLLGMQRAKLAAEKWVLQEGDAGAEDQAIAKLRELYFERYKNSWRDFLADLQVQDPGNSDLALDEISALSEPEWPYLRLMRVMREHIMLDMSEPDPSADGGILEKIKDVAEKKADEKAKQVVDGGLGLGGGAKKPGVAASPVEIAFRPMLRFGLPATEVPEGSLPAPTGLTQYQTLLAGLVAALTDLRDNEREADPRAATAKFQDATRQTTQLLTEQDGFTRPLLSPLLLNPIQLAANVVVGGSGQIAGGQWETEVWQAKWQPKLMGRYPFSSSGPDAPLADFVEFFRPGDGALWGFYDATLKSMIDHSGNKFSASRRLRSAVPFEGEFMNNCLSRGWDITETVFPKSTDAKVEPGVVFDVNLHSVSEKVAEVYFEVEGVNRTYRNEPERWLTVTWPGKGAHGAKLRVRGEGLNEEIGRQGDFGLFHLLDAAEITRGTAGDKAVLIATFDIRGTKPPAQVKLDIKPAREQNPLQGGFFRGYQCPRRIVGR; encoded by the coding sequence ATGATTCTCTGGATTTCCATTGCACTGAGCGTCGCTGCCATTCTTGCCATTTGGCTCATTGGATGGTTCTTCGCGATTTCGCTGGTCATCAAGCTCGTTCTCACGGCCGCCGTACTCCTCATCGGCGCACTCGTGGCGGGGCTCATTCTCTATTTGCGCTACACGGCGGCTCGCGATCTCGAGCAGTCCATGCTCCAGCAGGGGCAGGCGCAAATCGCCAGCACCCGGCCCGATCGGCGCGAAGCGGTGATGGAGCTGCAGAACAAAATGCAGCAGGCCATCATGGCCCTCAAGAAGAGCAAGCTCGGATCACGGAGTGGAGCCTCGGCGCTGTATGCGCTTCCTTGGTACATCATCGTCGGACCGCCGGGCGCGGGTAAGACCACGGCCATCAAGCACTCGGGCCTCGTCTTTCCGATGGACACGGCGCAGTCGGCGTACCGGGGCGTGGGTGGAACGCGCAATTGCGACTGGTGGTTCACCAACGACGCCATCCTGCTCGATACCGCGGGTCGGTATGCCACCGAGACCAACGACCAGGACGAGTGGCTCACCTTCCTCGATTTGCTGAAACGGCACCGACCGAGCCGGCCCATCAACGGATTGATCGTCGCCATCAGCCTGGCGGATCTCGCCGTGTCGCACGACCAAGGCATCGACGACGTCGCACGCCGCATCCGCGCGCGCGTCGACGAGATTGCGACTCGCATCCAGATGATGGTCCCCATCTACGTCGTGCTCACCAAGTGCGACCTCGTGCAGGGCTTCGTCGAGTTCTGGGACGATCTGCGCAAGAGCGAGCGCGGACAAATCTGGGGAATGAGCTTTGCGCTCAACACGACGGACGATCCGCGCGGCGCCTTCGAGCGCGAGTTCGCCGACCTGGTGAAGACGCTGCACGCGCGGGCGTTGCGCAGCTTCCGCCGCGAGCGGCGCGTGGAGATGCGGCAGAAGATCGCGGAATTCCCGTTGGAGTTCGCCCCGCTGCGCCACCATGTCGGTCTGTTCTTGCAGTCGCTCTTCCAGAAGAATCGCTTCCAGGAGACGCCCATCCTGCGCGGCGTCTACTTCACGAGCGGCACGCAAATGGGCACGCCCACCGCGCGCGTGGTCGCGTCGATGGCCCAAGCCTTCGGCATGCGCGGCCACAACGCCGCCGCCTTGCGTCCGCAACAGACGGAGGCCAAGAGCTTCTTTTTGACCGACGTGTTCCAGAAGGTCATGTTCCGCGACCAGAGCGTCGCGGGCCGGACGGAGGCCGATCGCCAACGTCGATTCCTGACCCGCGGCGCATTCGCCCTGGCGGCAGTGCTCCTCGGCGCGTGCTTGGTGCTGCCTGCGTTCTTCACCTTCCTGCGCAACCGCGAGCTGGTCAGCTCGACGCAAGACATCGCAACGCGCGTGCAATCCGTGAAATGGGGCGAGGGAACGAGCCTCAAGGACGGTTCGCCGCAACTCGATGCCGCGCAAGTGCGCCTCAAAGAACTCGACGCGTGGGAGCAAGGCTCGCCGCCGCTGAATCTGCGCTGGGGCATGTACACCGGCGACGATCTCGACGAGGGCCTGCGCGATCTGTACGGCGCGGTGCTGGCCCGGGTGGCCGTTGCGCGTGCGCACACCGAGTTGGAGACGCGGCTTCGCTCGATGGACAGCGGGCCGGTGCGCACGAACGAGAATTTCAGCAAGGACTACGACACGCTCAAGTTGTACCTGATGATGGGCGAGCCGGAGCACATGAACTCCGAGTGGGCGGCGCCGCGTCTCGTGCACGAGTGGGCCCTCACCGCGCACACCCGCGTGCCCAACGAAGAAGACCTGCTGCTTCCGCACGTGGCGTACTACTTCGAGCTCCTCAAGCGGAAGGCCATCAAGCCGTGGAGCATCGATGCGACGGTGGTGTCGAAGTCGCGATCCATTCTTGCGCAGGTGCCGCAGGTGGAGCGCCTCTACGAATCGCTGGTGCGCGACGCGAACGTGGAAATCGCCCCCATCCGGCGCGAGACCATCTTCTACGGCAGCGTGGCACCGTTCATTCAGTCGAAGCGCGGCGCAAAGGTCGACGGCGCCTACACGAAGAACGGGTGGCTGCGCGTGCGCGACCTTCTCGGCATGCAGCGCGCGAAGCTCGCCGCGGAAAAGTGGGTGCTCCAAGAAGGTGACGCCGGCGCCGAGGACCAGGCCATCGCCAAACTGCGCGAGCTGTACTTCGAGCGGTACAAGAACTCGTGGCGTGACTTTCTCGCGGACTTGCAGGTTCAAGACCCGGGCAATTCCGACCTCGCCCTCGACGAGATCAGCGCCCTCAGCGAGCCCGAATGGCCGTACCTGCGCCTGATGCGCGTCATGCGCGAGCACATCATGCTCGACATGTCCGAGCCCGATCCGAGCGCGGACGGCGGCATCCTCGAGAAGATCAAGGACGTGGCCGAGAAGAAGGCCGACGAGAAGGCCAAGCAGGTCGTCGACGGCGGCCTCGGGCTGGGCGGCGGGGCGAAGAAGCCGGGCGTCGCGGCTTCTCCGGTGGAGATTGCGTTCCGGCCGATGCTGCGCTTTGGCCTTCCCGCGACCGAGGTCCCCGAGGGCTCGCTTCCGGCGCCCACGGGCCTCACGCAGTACCAAACCTTGCTCGCGGGTTTGGTGGCCGCGCTGACCGATTTGCGCGACAACGAGCGCGAGGCGGATCCGCGCGCCGCGACCGCGAAGTTCCAGGACGCCACGCGGCAGACCACGCAGTTGCTCACGGAGCAGGACGGCTTCACGCGCCCGCTGCTCTCGCCGCTCTTGCTCAACCCGATCCAACTGGCGGCCAACGTCGTCGTCGGTGGCTCGGGGCAGATCGCCGGCGGACAATGGGAAACGGAGGTCTGGCAGGCGAAGTGGCAGCCCAAGTTGATGGGCCGTTACCCCTTCTCGAGTTCCGGCCCGGACGCTCCGCTCGCGGATTTCGTCGAGTTCTTCCGCCCCGGTGACGGCGCTCTTTGGGGCTTCTACGACGCGACGTTGAAGTCGATGATCGATCACAGCGGCAACAAGTTCTCCGCCTCCCGGCGGCTCCGCTCCGCGGTTCCGTTCGAGGGCGAGTTCATGAACAATTGCCTCAGCCGCGGCTGGGACATCACCGAAACTGTGTTTCCGAAGAGCACCGACGCGAAGGTCGAACCGGGCGTCGTGTTCGACGTGAACTTGCACTCGGTGAGCGAGAAGGTGGCGGAGGTCTACTTCGAGGTGGAAGGTGTCAACCGCACCTACCGCAACGAGCCCGAGCGCTGGCTCACCGTCACCTGGCCC
- a CDS encoding transglycosylase SLT domain-containing protein: MRKPAFYALVGVIGALPLLGAGIALTRPSVRAALHGFFSPVAMDAGTLARPDGGGLSTLPSIGVAAGGESIELRAVVQGISLDGGAPIPPKAQPPRKASLFEGATPGNTKKLPTALKRSDLASRDDVNVDNATASLVQTDGTRQRLSERIQRTGRYRDDISRILRAWKVPESLLVLAVTDGGISPTEATGDAVGIWKLTPDVATAYGLALLEKYDERRSVAISTEATAHYLADLRERFGSWELALYAYGIGYRTAVSDIAAHSVTDFWTSYDVLTPDGKDYVIQVLATAQVLGNLPRFGLDRMKLDDPIRTSDLEVPGGAPLSVVARAANTSLDRIRDLNPEYLSDTVPSTKFAMVVHLPTEGLARAKEVLMPLLYSTNPGMEGRAGSGFDWGKRNLPNVDGGSAETTAARPINDGVAVGSGSERRILYRAREGDTLEGLSRAYGVSPVTIVTDNALDPAAPLKAGALLTIRAPEDAGAPTPAPTPPASSKPKKKK; the protein is encoded by the coding sequence ATGCGTAAGCCTGCGTTTTATGCGCTCGTTGGGGTCATTGGAGCGCTGCCGCTGCTGGGGGCCGGCATCGCGTTGACACGCCCGAGTGTCCGCGCCGCATTGCATGGTTTCTTCAGCCCTGTCGCGATGGATGCGGGGACCCTCGCCCGACCCGATGGCGGCGGCCTTTCGACTCTGCCGTCGATTGGCGTCGCCGCCGGCGGCGAATCGATTGAGCTGCGGGCCGTCGTGCAAGGTATTTCCCTCGACGGTGGCGCCCCCATTCCGCCCAAGGCGCAACCGCCGCGAAAGGCCTCGCTTTTCGAGGGCGCGACCCCCGGGAACACGAAGAAGCTCCCCACGGCCCTCAAGCGCAGCGATCTCGCATCGCGCGACGATGTGAACGTCGACAACGCGACCGCCTCCCTCGTTCAAACCGACGGAACGCGCCAAAGGCTCAGCGAGCGCATTCAACGAACCGGGCGCTATCGCGATGACATCTCGCGGATCCTTCGCGCATGGAAGGTCCCCGAGTCACTCTTGGTGCTCGCGGTCACCGATGGCGGTATTTCGCCAACCGAGGCCACGGGTGACGCCGTGGGCATCTGGAAACTGACCCCCGATGTCGCGACCGCATACGGCCTCGCCCTTCTCGAGAAGTACGATGAGCGCCGCAGTGTCGCGATTTCCACGGAAGCAACTGCCCATTATCTCGCCGACCTGCGAGAACGATTTGGCAGCTGGGAGCTCGCGCTCTATGCATATGGAATCGGATATCGCACGGCGGTATCGGACATCGCGGCGCACTCCGTGACGGACTTCTGGACGTCGTACGACGTCCTCACGCCCGACGGAAAGGATTACGTGATTCAGGTGCTGGCCACCGCGCAAGTGCTGGGAAATCTCCCTCGTTTCGGGCTCGATCGCATGAAGCTCGACGACCCGATCCGCACGAGTGATCTCGAAGTTCCCGGTGGCGCACCTTTGTCGGTGGTGGCGCGGGCTGCGAATACGAGCCTCGATCGAATTCGCGACCTGAATCCGGAATATCTGTCGGACACCGTGCCTTCGACCAAGTTCGCCATGGTCGTTCATCTGCCGACGGAAGGACTGGCCCGCGCCAAAGAAGTGTTGATGCCGCTTCTTTATTCGACGAATCCTGGCATGGAAGGACGTGCGGGCTCGGGCTTCGACTGGGGCAAGCGCAACTTGCCCAACGTCGATGGCGGCTCAGCTGAAACCACCGCCGCCCGCCCCATCAACGATGGTGTCGCGGTGGGCTCCGGTTCCGAGCGACGCATCCTTTACCGCGCGCGAGAAGGGGATACGCTCGAGGGTCTCTCACGCGCCTATGGCGTCTCACCGGTGACGATCGTCACCGACAACGCACTCGACCCAGCGGCCCCTTTGAAGGCAGGAGCACTTTTGACCATTCGCGCTCCGGAGGATGCAGGGGCGCCCACGCCGGCCCCGACGCCCCCCGCTTCATCGAAACCGAAGAAAAAGAAGTAG
- the icmH gene encoding type IVB secretion system protein IcmH/DotU, translating into MSRTVQFSPNQGAPPGGQQPGQPQGQGQPQGQGQPRPQQPQAGPGASPQQQQPYPQQQYGQYAPQQNPGFPPGAPHAPPGVPYGPPPGAHPQQPYGGPPQQQYGTPPPPQIPGQPAWPSQPSLSPHPQPPPHQVQVRPPAPAPAPLPAPKGAGQGTMAVAATAVAPPAPVANIARTEHPLLAPMYWACADLLAFAPQLAQGEHLPAPEALRNTCRGMFNEMGRRAHESNIPPEDVRDAQYAIVALLDEQILRGQWPGRAEWNANSLQFTYFQENTAGEGFFRRLEALRNEPHRAHVLQIYFLCLAMGFQGRYQMAGGEGLAQVIEQTAAALDRFVPSSDIISPHGEPPDLGRNLFTRDMPLIRIGIGIVALAIVAFIGLKVIIGLSASSATKQMKSYATSTK; encoded by the coding sequence GTGAGCCGCACAGTTCAATTCTCACCGAATCAGGGCGCTCCGCCGGGTGGTCAACAGCCGGGGCAGCCGCAGGGGCAGGGTCAGCCGCAGGGACAGGGACAGCCGCGCCCGCAGCAGCCGCAAGCCGGTCCCGGGGCCTCCCCACAGCAGCAACAGCCGTATCCGCAGCAGCAGTACGGGCAGTACGCCCCGCAGCAGAATCCAGGATTTCCGCCCGGGGCCCCGCACGCCCCGCCCGGCGTGCCCTATGGTCCGCCGCCTGGGGCGCATCCGCAGCAGCCTTACGGCGGCCCGCCGCAGCAACAATACGGGACCCCGCCGCCCCCGCAGATCCCCGGCCAGCCCGCATGGCCCTCGCAGCCGTCGCTTTCCCCCCACCCTCAGCCTCCCCCGCACCAAGTGCAGGTGCGGCCGCCTGCTCCCGCACCCGCACCACTTCCTGCACCCAAAGGCGCGGGGCAGGGCACCATGGCCGTTGCGGCGACGGCGGTTGCGCCGCCCGCACCGGTGGCAAACATCGCGCGCACCGAGCATCCGTTGCTCGCACCCATGTATTGGGCATGCGCCGACTTGCTGGCCTTCGCACCGCAGCTCGCACAGGGCGAGCACCTGCCCGCGCCCGAGGCGCTGCGCAACACCTGCCGCGGCATGTTCAACGAAATGGGCCGGCGCGCCCACGAATCGAACATCCCGCCGGAGGACGTGCGCGATGCGCAATATGCCATCGTCGCGCTCTTGGACGAGCAGATCCTCCGCGGCCAGTGGCCGGGGCGCGCGGAGTGGAATGCCAACTCGCTGCAGTTTACCTATTTTCAAGAGAACACCGCCGGCGAGGGCTTTTTCCGCCGGCTCGAAGCTCTCCGCAACGAGCCACACCGCGCGCACGTTCTGCAGATCTACTTCCTCTGCCTCGCCATGGGCTTTCAGGGTCGCTACCAGATGGCCGGCGGCGAAGGTCTGGCCCAGGTCATCGAGCAAACCGCGGCCGCCCTCGATCGCTTCGTGCCTTCGAGTGACATCATCAGCCCGCACGGAGAGCCGCCCGATTTGGGTCGCAACCTCTTCACCCGCGACATGCCGCTCATTCGCATCGGCATCGGCATCGTGGCCCTCGCGATCGTCGCCTTCATTGGTCTCAAAGTCATCATCGGGCTCAGTGCGTCCAGTGCCACGAAGCAGATGAAGTCCTACGCCACGAGCACGAAATGA
- the tssJ gene encoding type VI secretion system lipoprotein TssJ, whose amino-acid sequence MMLRGVVRVGTVVAVAGCMAFLGCGGGQAAAPPAAAPAKCEPQHVTVSVLASPSINTTDEGQARPVVIRVYQLKGDTRLYNASFEQIWHQDKETLAEDLVKMNEVQAYPATRADLKFDRAEGVEYVAAVALFHNPRGKAWYSAFDLPPQPDPGKCGTCEDEDCTDRPVQNAELAFWIDGSKVDDGTDHVDDFPSTGPMKKRKK is encoded by the coding sequence ATGATGCTGCGAGGGGTCGTGCGGGTCGGAACGGTGGTTGCGGTTGCAGGGTGCATGGCATTTCTGGGATGCGGTGGAGGCCAAGCTGCGGCGCCGCCGGCTGCGGCCCCTGCGAAGTGTGAGCCTCAACACGTCACGGTTTCGGTGCTCGCGTCTCCGAGCATCAACACGACCGACGAAGGCCAGGCGCGCCCGGTGGTCATCCGCGTGTACCAGCTCAAAGGCGACACGCGTTTGTACAACGCGAGCTTCGAGCAGATTTGGCATCAAGACAAAGAGACGTTGGCCGAAGATCTGGTCAAGATGAACGAGGTCCAGGCCTACCCCGCGACCCGCGCGGATCTGAAGTTCGATCGCGCCGAGGGGGTCGAGTATGTCGCCGCCGTCGCTCTGTTCCACAATCCTCGGGGCAAGGCTTGGTATTCCGCATTCGACCTGCCGCCGCAGCCCGATCCGGGCAAGTGCGGCACGTGCGAAGACGAAGACTGCACGGATCGCCCAGTACAAAACGCAGAACTCGCGTTCTGGATCGACGGGAGCAAAGTCGACGACGGTACGGATCACGTCGATGACTTCCCATCGACCGGACCGATGAAGAAGAGGAAGAAGTGA